A window of Rufibacter sp. LB8 contains these coding sequences:
- a CDS encoding AAA family ATPase, with amino-acid sequence MANLPEKPTIQKALLDYRAERQLDIAAVAKQARVRVDQLEKIERGNFEGIEDYRLMRLWQLVNPAVYDEPVIETGNFNTVIKVCKAAQEHQLMVALIGDTGLGKTTSLMAYRRRPNVFYVLYEKSMNPKVFFISLMREMGINLKGSINDMVKRAAHELSILENPLIVIDEAGKLPVTLLMYLHDLRNQTQNTSGILLAGMPYFKVNLESWVSKQKEGASEFYRRVQLWQELQPPTRAEIKAICILHGITDPATVKNMQKFRDFGNLSNAILLEKLMLNQF; translated from the coding sequence ATGGCAAATTTACCGGAAAAACCGACAATCCAAAAGGCGCTGCTTGACTACCGCGCCGAACGCCAATTGGACATTGCAGCCGTGGCCAAACAGGCACGCGTGCGTGTGGACCAACTAGAGAAAATAGAGCGCGGCAATTTTGAGGGAATAGAAGACTACAGACTCATGCGGCTATGGCAGCTAGTAAACCCTGCCGTGTATGATGAACCAGTCATTGAGACTGGCAACTTCAACACGGTCATTAAGGTGTGCAAGGCCGCGCAGGAGCACCAATTGATGGTGGCCCTAATAGGTGACACAGGCCTTGGTAAAACCACCTCTCTGATGGCGTACCGCCGCCGCCCGAACGTGTTTTACGTGCTCTATGAGAAGAGCATGAACCCAAAGGTTTTTTTCATCTCCCTGATGCGTGAAATGGGTATAAACCTTAAAGGCAGCATTAATGACATGGTAAAGCGTGCCGCCCATGAATTAAGCATCCTGGAGAATCCATTGATAGTGATTGATGAAGCTGGCAAGCTGCCTGTCACGCTGTTAATGTATCTGCATGACCTGCGCAACCAAACGCAGAACACCAGCGGAATCCTGTTGGCGGGTATGCCATATTTCAAAGTGAACCTGGAGTCTTGGGTAAGCAAACAGAAAGAGGGCGCTTCAGAGTTCTACCGCCGTGTGCAGTTGTGGCAGGAGCTCCAGCCGCCCACCCGCGCGGAAATCAAGGCCATCTGCATTCTGCATGGCATCACAGACCCCGCCACCGTCAAGAACATGCAGAAGTTCAGGGATTTCGGCAACCTCTCCAATGCCATTTTATTGGAAAAGTTGATGTTGAATCAGTTCTAA
- the gldC gene encoding gliding motility protein GldC — translation MKKSEIHFSIALDDQRVPEAISWSATDAGTDIHFAKAINISLWDRNDTGTMKIDLWTKDMPVDEMKYFYIDTMGAMAQSIETATNDKLMAEKMRSLCQELMQHVEEQQKRNAQNPQ, via the coding sequence ATGAAAAAATCAGAGATACATTTCAGCATTGCCTTAGATGACCAACGCGTGCCAGAGGCCATTAGCTGGAGCGCCACAGACGCCGGCACAGATATCCACTTCGCCAAGGCCATCAACATTTCGCTCTGGGACCGCAATGACACCGGCACCATGAAAATTGACCTCTGGACCAAAGACATGCCCGTTGATGAGATGAAATATTTCTACATTGACACCATGGGCGCCATGGCCCAGAGCATTGAAACCGCTACCAATGACAAGCTCATGGCCGAAAAAATGCGCAGCCTGTGCCAGGAATTGATGCAACACGTGGAAGAGCAACAGAAACGCAATGCCCAGAACCCGCAGTAA
- the dnaN gene encoding DNA polymerase III subunit beta, producing MKFIVSSTALLKQLTSINGVVANNPVVPILENFLFEINDGVLTITASDLETSMITEIHVEARENGRIAAPARILIDTLKNLPDQPVTFTIDEETYTIEISSSNGRYKLSGENATDFPRVPVVRGGNAIEIPSNVLSRAINKTIFAVSNDELRPAMTGIYIQLGTDNITFVATDGHRLLRYRRKDIGSENTASIIIPKKAFNLLKSTLPSEATAVRVEFNTSNAFFSFDNIKMICRLIDERYPDYENVIPVQNPNKLSIDRYDFLSSVKRISIYSNKTTHQVRLRITGSELQISAEDLDFSNEASERLTCQYDGEDMEIGFNAKFLTEMLSNMDSDEITLELSTPNRAGLLMPAANDDEESILMLVMPVMLNNYV from the coding sequence ATGAAATTCATTGTATCTTCTACGGCTCTGCTGAAGCAGTTGACCAGCATAAACGGGGTTGTGGCCAACAACCCGGTGGTTCCCATTCTGGAGAACTTTCTGTTTGAGATCAACGATGGCGTCTTGACCATCACGGCCAGTGATTTGGAGACCTCCATGATCACGGAGATACACGTGGAGGCCCGCGAAAACGGCCGCATTGCCGCCCCCGCCCGCATTCTCATTGACACGCTTAAGAACTTGCCAGACCAGCCGGTGACCTTCACCATTGATGAGGAAACCTATACCATTGAAATCAGTTCGTCTAACGGCCGTTATAAATTGTCTGGCGAAAACGCCACTGATTTCCCGCGGGTGCCGGTGGTGCGCGGCGGTAACGCCATTGAGATTCCGTCTAACGTTTTGAGCCGGGCCATTAACAAGACCATTTTTGCGGTAAGCAATGATGAACTGAGACCGGCCATGACGGGTATTTACATTCAGTTGGGTACTGATAACATCACCTTTGTGGCCACCGACGGTCACCGTTTGCTCCGCTACCGCCGCAAAGATATTGGCAGCGAGAATACGGCCTCTATCATCATTCCAAAGAAAGCGTTCAACTTGTTAAAGTCAACCTTGCCCAGTGAAGCCACGGCCGTACGGGTGGAGTTCAACACGTCCAACGCGTTCTTCAGCTTTGACAACATCAAGATGATCTGCCGCCTCATTGATGAGCGTTACCCAGATTATGAGAACGTGATTCCGGTGCAGAACCCCAATAAGCTGAGCATTGACCGTTATGACTTCCTGAGCTCGGTGAAGCGTATCTCTATTTACTCCAATAAAACCACCCATCAGGTGCGCCTGCGCATTACCGGCAGTGAACTGCAAATCTCCGCAGAGGACCTGGACTTCTCCAATGAGGCTTCTGAGCGCCTGACGTGCCAGTATGACGGCGAAGACATGGAGATTGGCTTCAACGCCAAGTTCCTCACAGAAATGCTGAGCAACATGGATTCAGACGAAATCACGCTGGAACTGTCCACGCCTAACCGCGCCGGCCTCTTAATGCCCGCCGCCAATGATGACGAAGAAAGCATCTTGATGCTGGTGATGCCGGTAATGCTGAACAACTACGTGTAA
- a CDS encoding Mu transposase C-terminal domain-containing protein, protein MKRIIQGQVYYSRTFLVDRVSLSTRTVENWVDGRVVEAYETWICLASIPLPSRYKIEVYENTVRSQYLANAFNEDFAQFTSKVAAAGVNPSKREAKAKEWAVWHRIAKLTDAANLNRISIAKAFEVYRSIGLPKALTNYFSFYKKLCDFRRNPEAAIINAKTGKKSNAAKKTERHNEVLELLYSLPNKYKAPAICQMANEIFRKEGLKELGYESVKKHVADVQFQARTYLSRHGGKAHSDNHRAYIPFEKPLAVGVRAEMDGVKLPFKVWDKEGKKLVRPWMFAIIDTHSGKITGWSLDYSETRWLVVQALKAQAKTGWLPKEIWTDNFSGKDTPEFDDLEEKMSGLGSVIKYCKPGKSQEKPYIERFFGTFQDRFCREYGDWLGMAITSKNLNNRPNPDALKAYTKQHGFPTMFQIEERIEAMLEKYHATSFSGKATPNELFAACQEPQTISITEMEMPYLFWHKTAVKVNRGLLKIEVNKVERIYKAGVEFNGQNLVVRYEPEDLSEVYLFADDEAETHLGVLQQHGLISRNTIKEIGTADQANRKERAAEEAKALALAAPHMTSKEILTIAEDEEEDQLLSFAMLPEKTEGRKRGNPFTTPATLKVWNPNDLD, encoded by the coding sequence ATGAAAAGGATAATACAGGGCCAAGTTTACTATTCAAGAACCTTTCTAGTGGACAGGGTAAGCCTCTCTACCAGAACGGTTGAGAATTGGGTAGATGGTAGAGTTGTGGAGGCGTACGAAACTTGGATTTGCCTTGCCAGCATTCCGCTACCTAGCCGGTACAAAATAGAAGTCTATGAGAATACGGTGCGGAGCCAATATCTGGCGAATGCGTTCAATGAAGATTTTGCGCAATTCACCTCAAAAGTAGCCGCCGCCGGTGTGAACCCATCCAAGCGTGAGGCAAAGGCAAAGGAATGGGCAGTATGGCACCGAATTGCGAAATTGACAGACGCAGCGAACCTGAACCGAATCTCAATAGCCAAGGCTTTTGAAGTTTATCGCTCAATTGGCTTGCCTAAGGCATTAACTAACTATTTCAGCTTCTACAAAAAACTTTGCGACTTCAGGAGAAACCCAGAAGCCGCCATCATAAACGCAAAAACCGGAAAGAAAAGCAACGCAGCTAAGAAAACTGAGCGCCATAATGAGGTGCTGGAGTTGCTCTACTCCCTGCCAAACAAATACAAGGCCCCGGCCATCTGCCAGATGGCAAACGAAATTTTCCGGAAAGAAGGCCTGAAGGAACTTGGCTACGAGTCAGTGAAGAAACACGTGGCAGACGTGCAGTTCCAAGCCCGTACCTACCTGTCCAGGCACGGAGGCAAAGCCCACTCTGACAACCACCGTGCCTACATACCATTTGAGAAGCCTTTGGCGGTGGGGGTACGTGCCGAGATGGACGGTGTGAAACTGCCTTTCAAGGTTTGGGATAAGGAAGGTAAAAAACTTGTGCGGCCCTGGATGTTCGCCATCATAGATACGCATTCCGGCAAGATTACCGGCTGGAGCCTGGATTATTCAGAAACCCGCTGGCTGGTTGTGCAGGCGCTCAAGGCGCAAGCGAAAACTGGTTGGCTGCCAAAAGAAATCTGGACTGACAACTTCAGCGGTAAAGACACCCCGGAATTTGATGACCTGGAGGAAAAAATGAGTGGCCTAGGCTCTGTCATTAAGTATTGCAAGCCTGGGAAATCACAGGAGAAGCCCTACATAGAGCGTTTCTTTGGCACGTTCCAAGACCGTTTCTGCCGTGAATACGGTGATTGGTTAGGTATGGCCATCACCAGCAAAAACCTGAACAACAGACCTAACCCAGACGCGCTCAAAGCCTATACCAAGCAGCACGGTTTCCCCACTATGTTTCAGATAGAGGAACGCATAGAAGCCATGCTGGAGAAATACCACGCTACCTCCTTCAGCGGCAAAGCCACGCCAAACGAACTGTTTGCGGCCTGCCAGGAACCGCAAACCATTTCTATCACAGAGATGGAAATGCCTTACCTCTTCTGGCACAAGACCGCCGTCAAAGTAAACAGAGGTTTACTGAAAATAGAGGTTAACAAGGTGGAGCGGATTTACAAAGCCGGGGTTGAGTTCAACGGACAGAATCTGGTAGTGCGCTATGAGCCTGAAGACCTCTCAGAGGTGTACCTTTTCGCAGATGACGAAGCCGAAACACATCTGGGAGTGCTTCAGCAGCATGGCTTAATCAGCAGGAACACCATAAAGGAAATAGGCACCGCTGACCAGGCAAACCGCAAAGAACGCGCGGCTGAAGAGGCAAAGGCGCTGGCATTGGCCGCGCCGCACATGACCTCCAAGGAGATACTGACAATTGCGGAGGACGAAGAAGAGGATCAGCTGCTTTCATTTGCAATGCTCCCGGAGAAAACAGAAGGCAGGAAACGCGGCAACCCGTTCACCACCCCGGCCACGCTGAAAGTGTGGAACCCCAACGATTTGGACTAA
- a CDS encoding thioesterase family protein — MSVNPHPSAFCLDIAITASDIDDLGHVNNVVYLKWVQEVSSGHWDEIAPPAIKEKYLWVVLRHEIDFLKPVFLGESITGYTWVGDYQGAKFERYVTLYKAGTLEKVASAKTIWCLVDAKSIRPMRIEQELVDLLNQPIL, encoded by the coding sequence ATGTCTGTGAACCCCCACCCTTCCGCTTTCTGCTTAGATATTGCCATCACCGCTTCTGACATTGATGACTTGGGCCACGTGAACAACGTGGTGTACCTGAAATGGGTGCAGGAGGTGTCTTCGGGGCATTGGGATGAGATTGCGCCGCCCGCCATCAAGGAAAAATACCTGTGGGTAGTGCTCCGGCACGAAATTGATTTTTTGAAACCGGTTTTTCTGGGCGAATCCATCACCGGCTACACGTGGGTGGGAGATTACCAGGGCGCCAAATTTGAACGGTACGTGACCTTGTACAAAGCCGGAACTCTGGAAAAAGTGGCGTCGGCTAAAACCATCTGGTGCCTGGTAGATGCCAAATCCATACGCCCCATGCGCATTGAACAAGAACTGGTAGATCTCCTAAACCAACCAATACTTTAA
- a CDS encoding tape measure protein, with protein MANLVEFIVKIKDLASGPMVKIAGAGDKSFGKLTQQANAFTAKFNRLGMSISDIDKKLDHLQRTRRMTVDSSQLRRINSEIDQLERRKGRLEGGNSRGGLGLGGLMGGAMALAGVAGLGGMVIMGMEKQMTDKRFEVMAGKEQGGQLSRNLTQFAESTMYGKEVFGAAQTMLSFGVSAKAVMPSVEKLGDIAGGNKDRLQSLALAFSQTAATGRLMGQDLLQFVNAGFNPLQEISKRTGKSMGDLKKEMEAGKISFLDVANSIDTATGKGGRFFEMTKQIGETAPGKLLALQGAAQGLAANFGSNMLSLMEPLLDFGQWLVSTPGMVNGLTAAIGALTAGIGIYNIVTKWATVSAWLMNLALMWPVILIAAIVGGIVMLVSKYQGWGDAMKALWTVIKLWVSNVGIAFKDFFQEIGFKLELFVLRIKESFQFIGGTIQNFITAMKLAAQMDFAGAKKALGAKVTTTATAEIEALERTRGTQRAKNLSDFMSNMNTARNIDILGKLKPRNAKAAKGATATGGGFLNSFGGAGTGTGKGAPASLGETASGITGGGVRTMNINIGKMVEKIEVHSSNLSEGLNDIEQKVMEAFLRVTNSAAGALN; from the coding sequence ATGGCCAACCTGGTTGAGTTCATAGTAAAGATAAAGGATTTGGCCAGCGGGCCCATGGTGAAGATCGCGGGGGCAGGTGACAAGTCTTTCGGCAAGCTAACGCAGCAGGCCAACGCCTTCACCGCCAAGTTCAACCGGCTTGGTATGTCCATAAGCGACATAGACAAAAAGCTGGACCACCTCCAGAGAACCAGGAGGATGACGGTTGACAGCTCGCAGCTGCGCCGCATCAACTCTGAGATTGACCAGCTGGAGCGGCGCAAGGGCCGTCTGGAGGGCGGCAACTCACGGGGCGGCTTAGGCCTCGGTGGTCTTATGGGCGGCGCTATGGCGCTGGCCGGTGTGGCCGGTCTGGGCGGCATGGTGATCATGGGCATGGAGAAGCAGATGACCGACAAGCGCTTTGAGGTCATGGCCGGGAAAGAGCAGGGCGGCCAACTCTCCAGAAACCTGACGCAGTTCGCAGAGAGCACCATGTACGGCAAGGAGGTTTTCGGGGCCGCGCAGACAATGCTATCCTTCGGGGTTAGCGCAAAGGCGGTCATGCCATCTGTTGAGAAACTAGGTGACATAGCCGGTGGAAACAAAGACCGGCTCCAGAGCCTTGCGCTCGCATTCTCGCAGACGGCGGCCACGGGTCGGCTCATGGGACAGGACCTATTGCAGTTCGTGAACGCGGGCTTCAACCCTTTGCAGGAGATTTCAAAGAGAACCGGCAAGTCCATGGGTGACCTCAAGAAGGAGATGGAGGCCGGGAAAATCAGTTTCCTAGACGTGGCCAACTCCATTGACACGGCCACCGGCAAAGGGGGCAGGTTCTTTGAGATGACCAAGCAGATTGGCGAGACGGCACCGGGCAAGCTGCTTGCCCTGCAGGGAGCAGCGCAGGGCTTGGCGGCCAATTTCGGCTCCAACATGCTAAGCCTTATGGAACCGCTGCTTGATTTCGGACAGTGGCTAGTCAGCACGCCGGGAATGGTGAACGGGCTCACCGCCGCCATAGGTGCCCTCACCGCTGGAATAGGCATCTATAATATAGTTACCAAGTGGGCCACTGTCTCTGCGTGGCTTATGAACCTTGCCCTTATGTGGCCGGTCATTCTCATTGCGGCCATAGTGGGCGGTATAGTCATGCTGGTATCAAAGTACCAGGGCTGGGGTGACGCCATGAAAGCCCTTTGGACGGTGATCAAGCTTTGGGTTTCTAACGTGGGAATCGCCTTCAAGGACTTCTTTCAGGAGATAGGTTTCAAGCTAGAGCTATTCGTGCTACGCATCAAAGAGAGTTTTCAGTTCATAGGCGGCACCATCCAGAACTTCATCACGGCCATGAAGCTGGCCGCTCAGATGGATTTCGCCGGTGCCAAGAAAGCATTGGGCGCAAAGGTCACCACCACGGCCACAGCGGAGATTGAGGCGCTGGAGCGTACCCGTGGCACGCAGCGGGCCAAGAACCTCTCTGACTTCATGTCCAACATGAACACGGCTCGCAACATTGACATCTTGGGTAAGCTCAAGCCACGCAACGCAAAAGCGGCCAAAGGCGCAACGGCCACGGGCGGCGGCTTTCTGAATTCTTTCGGGGGCGCGGGCACCGGCACCGGTAAGGGAGCCCCGGCATCGTTGGGCGAGACGGCCAGCGGCATCACGGGCGGCGGGGTACGCACCATGAACATCAACATCGGCAAGATGGTAGAGAAGATTGAAGTACATTCCAGCAATCTCAGTGAGGGTCTGAATGACATTGAGCAGAAAGTAATGGAGGCTTTTCTGAGAGTCACCAACTCAGCCGCCGGTGCCTTGAATTAG
- a CDS encoding AMP-binding protein — protein sequence MPDHLLLNQKKFFLDEIQHYSFRESIPIDGYEAKTLEFCKNWLQGVQEFAIQTSGSTGTPKWLELTRDRMEASAKRTLRLFNLQPEDRVLVCLNTEYIAGMMMLVRGFVGELHMTIVEPSGNPFANLDPEAEFDFVAMVPLQLQTILEQTPDKVEKLNRMKAILLGGAPVSKQLEEKVQLLEVPVFQSYGMTETVSHVAVRRLNGPERKDYYTAPSEIILDQDERGCLTISADVTGNEILVTNDRVEMVDAHSFKWLGRADNTVNSGGVKVQLEKVENALEEALAELGMTRRCFAAALPDEALGERLIAVLEGGPLTEEEEQNLKGKLSESLGKYEIPKQFGYLPRLPETATGKIDRRSGLTLL from the coding sequence ATGCCAGACCATCTGCTGCTCAACCAGAAGAAGTTTTTCTTAGATGAAATCCAGCATTATTCATTCAGGGAGAGCATTCCTATTGACGGGTACGAGGCCAAGACGCTGGAGTTCTGCAAGAACTGGCTGCAGGGCGTGCAGGAATTCGCCATCCAGACCTCGGGGAGCACGGGCACGCCCAAGTGGCTGGAACTGACCCGCGACCGCATGGAAGCCAGCGCCAAACGCACCCTTCGCCTGTTTAACCTTCAGCCTGAAGACCGGGTGTTGGTTTGCCTGAACACCGAATACATTGCCGGCATGATGATGCTGGTGCGCGGTTTTGTAGGCGAGTTACACATGACCATTGTGGAGCCCTCAGGAAACCCGTTTGCCAATCTTGACCCAGAAGCCGAGTTTGATTTTGTGGCCATGGTGCCGCTGCAACTGCAGACTATTTTGGAGCAGACGCCAGATAAAGTGGAGAAGCTGAACCGCATGAAAGCCATTCTGCTGGGCGGCGCGCCGGTTTCTAAACAGCTGGAAGAAAAAGTCCAGTTGCTGGAAGTGCCCGTGTTTCAAAGCTACGGCATGACCGAAACGGTGTCACATGTGGCGGTGCGGCGGTTGAACGGGCCGGAAAGAAAAGACTATTATACCGCTCCCTCAGAAATCATATTAGACCAGGACGAGCGTGGCTGTCTTACTATTTCAGCGGATGTGACTGGTAATGAAATTCTGGTCACCAATGACCGCGTGGAAATGGTAGACGCGCATTCGTTCAAATGGCTCGGCCGCGCTGACAACACCGTGAACTCCGGTGGCGTGAAAGTTCAGCTGGAGAAAGTGGAAAATGCGCTGGAAGAGGCGTTGGCAGAACTCGGGATGACGAGAAGGTGCTTCGCCGCTGCGTTGCCAGATGAAGCCCTGGGCGAGCGCCTGATTGCCGTGTTGGAAGGAGGCCCGCTCACCGAGGAAGAGGAGCAGAACTTGAAAGGCAAGCTAAGCGAAAGCCTCGGTAAATATGAAATCCCGAAGCAGTTTGGCTACCTGCCCCGTCTGCCTGAAACAGCCACTGGTAAAATTGATCGCCGAAGTGGTCTCACCTTGCTATAG
- a CDS encoding IS1 family transposase, with amino-acid sequence MFEVLIKINCPHCQSSKVVKNGKKKNGAQNLLCHSCRKQFQATYQYKGADPATKQLMVRLLERNNGIRDIEALLGVSRKCILDNLCRQGSRLSIAPARRCYESVQIDEVWSYVGRRRKGKYWLLYAYCPETDEVLAYSCGPRSAATVRKLLKKLEKAHIGEYCTDHWRAFAQVIPTEKHKVGKAYTKNIEGVNTCLRARNRRLVRKTTCFSKKKENHDASLNLMFNYRNNQKSKHHTL; translated from the coding sequence ATGTTCGAAGTCCTCATCAAAATAAACTGTCCCCACTGCCAGAGCAGTAAGGTAGTAAAAAACGGAAAGAAAAAGAACGGTGCCCAGAACCTGCTATGCCACAGCTGCAGAAAGCAGTTCCAGGCCACGTACCAGTACAAAGGCGCCGATCCGGCCACAAAGCAGCTAATGGTGCGGCTTTTGGAGCGCAACAACGGCATCCGCGACATAGAGGCGCTGCTGGGGGTGAGCCGCAAGTGCATACTGGACAACCTGTGCCGGCAAGGCAGCCGACTCAGCATCGCACCGGCGCGGCGCTGCTACGAGTCGGTGCAGATAGACGAGGTCTGGAGCTACGTGGGCAGGCGCAGGAAAGGGAAGTACTGGCTTTTGTATGCCTACTGCCCCGAGACGGATGAGGTTTTGGCTTACAGTTGCGGCCCCAGGAGCGCAGCAACTGTGAGGAAGCTGCTCAAGAAGCTGGAGAAAGCACACATTGGAGAATACTGCACCGACCATTGGAGAGCCTTCGCCCAGGTGATACCTACAGAGAAACACAAGGTGGGCAAGGCTTACACAAAAAATATAGAAGGGGTAAATACCTGCCTCAGGGCCAGGAACAGGAGGCTGGTCAGGAAAACGACCTGCTTCTCCAAGAAAAAGGAGAACCATGATGCGAGCTTAAACCTAATGTTCAACTACCGAAACAACCAAAAATCAAAGCATCATACATTGTAA
- the dcd gene encoding dCTP deaminase — translation MILTDLQILAEIDKGTILIEPYDRTFLGTNSYDVHLGKYLASYKDDVLDARKHNEIDVFEIPEEGFVLQPGQLYLGVTEEYTETHAHVPFLEGKSSVGRLGIDIHATAGKGDVGFCNHWTLEISVSQKVRVYHNMPIGQLIYFEVKGGIENYYNQKANAKYNQRSVYPVESMMWKNKF, via the coding sequence ATGATACTCACCGACCTTCAGATTCTGGCTGAAATTGACAAAGGCACCATTCTCATTGAGCCCTATGACCGCACATTTCTAGGCACCAATTCCTATGACGTGCATTTGGGCAAATACCTGGCTTCTTACAAAGATGATGTGCTGGATGCCCGCAAGCACAATGAGATTGATGTGTTTGAGATTCCAGAAGAAGGCTTTGTGCTGCAGCCCGGCCAACTCTACCTGGGCGTGACCGAGGAGTACACCGAGACCCACGCGCACGTACCGTTCCTGGAAGGAAAATCCAGCGTGGGCCGCCTGGGCATTGACATTCATGCCACCGCCGGCAAAGGCGATGTAGGCTTCTGCAACCACTGGACCCTGGAAATCTCTGTGAGCCAGAAAGTGCGCGTGTACCACAACATGCCCATTGGCCAGCTCATTTATTTTGAGGTGAAAGGCGGCATTGAAAATTACTACAACCAGAAAGCCAACGCCAAATACAACCAGCGGTCTGTGTACCCGGTGGAGTCTATGATGTGGAAAAACAAGTTCTAA
- a CDS encoding helix-turn-helix domain-containing protein: MENISPNDRLKEVREKLGMSQTAFSSKLGFKQSYISAVESGKKEVAAKVIHALIEHFLVSANWLIRGDGDMFIKSITLINNENINNNENRLGGNRYLKKLKFEEGEQTAKTAVLMVSEEELYRRVKDLEVGISRLYKQFMFLGETWWHLLNIDYDWIPLSNYLPPRKTIEFVYGSKEGEGVLMKDGLLVSEYDALSLEGKVQYYKELETTRTKFQFDLGHYIHLIYMAVWGGKEDFNKLVMGDENTPVPEEKKKEIKERMAFFSTGAGMEKIHPQRKNKKKL; encoded by the coding sequence ATGGAAAATATTTCTCCTAATGACCGACTCAAGGAAGTGCGTGAAAAGTTAGGAATGAGCCAAACTGCATTTTCTTCTAAACTTGGGTTCAAACAGTCCTATATAAGTGCTGTGGAGAGCGGCAAAAAAGAAGTTGCTGCAAAAGTCATTCACGCTTTAATTGAACATTTCTTAGTCTCTGCCAATTGGTTGATTCGTGGCGATGGTGATATGTTTATAAAATCGATAACGCTTATTAATAATGAAAATATCAATAATAATGAAAATCGATTGGGGGGAAATCGGTATCTTAAAAAGTTAAAGTTTGAAGAAGGAGAGCAAACTGCTAAAACTGCTGTTCTGATGGTATCAGAAGAAGAGCTTTATAGAAGGGTAAAGGATTTGGAGGTAGGTATAAGTCGCCTTTATAAACAATTCATGTTTTTAGGAGAAACATGGTGGCACCTACTAAATATTGACTATGATTGGATACCACTTTCTAATTATTTACCACCTAGAAAGACTATTGAATTCGTCTATGGTTCTAAAGAGGGTGAAGGCGTTTTAATGAAAGACGGATTATTGGTTAGTGAATACGATGCACTTTCATTAGAAGGTAAAGTTCAGTATTACAAAGAGTTAGAAACAACCAGAACAAAATTTCAGTTTGATCTTGGTCACTATATTCACTTAATTTATATGGCTGTATGGGGTGGTAAGGAGGACTTCAATAAGTTAGTGATGGGTGACGAAAACACTCCAGTGCCAGAAGAAAAGAAGAAAGAGATTAAAGAGCGCATGGCTTTTTTTAGCACAGGTGCAGGCATGGAAAAGATACATCCTCAAAGGAAAAATAAAAAGAAGCTCTAG
- a CDS encoding phage protein GemA/Gp16 family protein, translating into MKMRPEQNRRLHFLLNELGLMDYKAELVEQYSATKATSAKELTPQEAKALIEHLERSKGRQANRPQIQRTPAEKMRRKIFAICYTIGWIEGESPADRAMNRAKIDSFCARNSYLRKPLNDYTLDELPKLVSQFEQIQRHVEKSKLSKEAGQAVRAVLAELGLNR; encoded by the coding sequence ATGAAAATGAGACCGGAACAGAACCGCAGGCTCCATTTCCTCTTGAATGAGTTGGGCCTTATGGATTACAAAGCAGAACTGGTGGAACAGTACAGTGCCACCAAGGCCACCAGTGCCAAGGAGCTAACGCCACAGGAGGCAAAGGCACTCATTGAGCACCTGGAGCGCAGCAAGGGCAGGCAAGCCAACAGACCGCAAATCCAGCGTACCCCAGCAGAGAAGATGCGCCGCAAGATATTCGCCATCTGCTATACCATTGGTTGGATTGAGGGGGAAAGCCCCGCAGATCGCGCCATGAACAGGGCCAAGATTGACAGTTTCTGCGCACGTAACAGCTACCTGAGAAAACCCCTCAATGACTACACCTTGGATGAACTGCCGAAACTGGTTAGCCAATTTGAGCAGATTCAGAGACACGTTGAGAAAAGCAAACTAAGCAAGGAAGCCGGTCAGGCGGTGCGGGCTGTGCTCGCAGAACTTGGCCTTAACAGATAG
- a CDS encoding helix-turn-helix domain-containing protein — MRITTLAEEKKKAFKLYSEGITQKEIAKTVGVTEKSILAWKKRYNWDKRLKEEDRDGCQSTFLVLSDIDREAILSNPYAADSLSHAISNINHNLKVIHQILTENQLIPKP; from the coding sequence ATGAGAATCACTACACTAGCCGAAGAGAAGAAAAAAGCCTTCAAGCTGTACTCAGAGGGAATCACCCAAAAAGAGATAGCAAAAACAGTGGGCGTTACTGAGAAGTCAATTCTGGCTTGGAAGAAACGCTACAATTGGGACAAGAGGCTTAAAGAAGAGGACAGGGACGGTTGCCAGTCAACCTTCTTAGTGCTGTCTGACATTGACCGGGAGGCCATACTGAGCAACCCGTACGCCGCAGACAGCCTGAGCCACGCCATATCCAATATAAACCACAACCTGAAGGTGATACACCAAATCCTAACTGAGAACCAACTTATCCCAAAGCCATGA